In a genomic window of Methanocella sp.:
- a CDS encoding DUF4349 domain-containing protein, protein MNSHSSIKKGLMAIAILCVVSFALLSGCTSGLGGGSPTSSPGEKSYTGGSSNYAPPLAAPGYGGTQDSSSSYTGYTTPVATGTPGSVYTNVNDRKVIMTASVTLETSKVDDTVTGIRNIAQGAGGYVQSSSTWLSGNNQKQSSITVKVPAAQYESCLAQIKALGKVKAESSSGSDVTMQYIDLSARLKNLQSEEKQLNDIMGMSKNVTEVLAVEQQLFRVRGDIESTQQQLNYLGSQVDFSTITASVAEPEPAVSYDWGIDTAFKDGIRAFIGMIGALIVVTGYLIPLILYLAIGLAIVYFVGKFLWAQYKKWQNKKSGKP, encoded by the coding sequence ATGAACTCTCATTCATCGATCAAAAAGGGATTAATGGCTATAGCGATACTCTGCGTCGTATCGTTCGCTCTCTTGTCGGGCTGCACTTCCGGCCTTGGCGGTGGATCGCCTACGTCCTCGCCCGGCGAGAAAAGCTACACGGGCGGCTCTTCGAACTATGCTCCGCCGCTTGCGGCGCCGGGCTATGGCGGCACCCAGGACTCGTCGTCATCGTACACAGGCTATACGACGCCCGTGGCGACGGGCACCCCCGGCAGCGTCTATACAAACGTGAACGACCGGAAAGTCATCATGACCGCCTCGGTCACGCTGGAGACGAGCAAGGTCGACGATACGGTCACCGGCATCCGTAACATCGCACAGGGGGCCGGCGGCTACGTCCAATCGTCGAGCACCTGGCTCTCCGGGAATAACCAGAAGCAGTCGAGCATCACCGTGAAGGTGCCCGCAGCCCAGTACGAGTCGTGCCTCGCGCAGATCAAGGCCCTCGGCAAGGTCAAGGCCGAGTCGAGCTCCGGGTCGGACGTCACCATGCAGTACATCGACCTGAGCGCCCGCCTCAAGAACCTGCAGTCGGAAGAAAAACAGCTTAATGATATCATGGGCATGTCCAAGAACGTGACGGAAGTGCTGGCCGTTGAGCAACAGCTGTTCCGCGTCAGGGGCGATATCGAGAGCACCCAGCAGCAGCTGAACTATCTCGGCAGCCAGGTAGACTTCTCGACCATCACCGCGAGCGTGGCCGAGCCGGAGCCCGCGGTCTCCTACGACTGGGGCATCGACACGGCCTTCAAGGACGGCATCCGGGCGTTCATCGGCATGATCGGGGCTCTAATCGTCGTGACGGGCTACCTCATACCGCTGATACTCTACCTGGCCATCGGGCTGGCTATCGTGTACTTCGTAGGAAAGTTCCTCTGGGCGCAGTACAAGAAGTGGCAGAATAAAAAATCGGGTAAGCCGTAA
- a CDS encoding pantoate kinase encodes MIGKAFAPSHITGFFYAHDDPDPLKAGSCGCGFTLEGGVSTTAWPSNTAEVYVDGVPSDAPTTRTVIELLADKPVHVESDLDMPVGGGFGASGAGAFSTALAINSALGLGKTYNELAYAAHVAEVKNRTGLGDVAGMTLGGIVIRTRPGTPFTLDRIPIDARDVYCVHFGPISTKSVLSDPKEKALINVAGKKCLKELLKAPTFDHFMRLSRKFSVDTGLISKKALDAIETVEAFDGMASMAMLGDTVFSTTPEGLSSFGTVIKSRISLEPARLLK; translated from the coding sequence ATGATCGGCAAGGCGTTCGCGCCTTCCCACATCACGGGCTTCTTTTACGCCCACGACGATCCGGACCCGCTCAAGGCAGGCTCCTGCGGCTGCGGCTTCACGCTGGAAGGGGGCGTGAGCACGACGGCCTGGCCCTCGAACACGGCCGAAGTCTACGTCGACGGCGTGCCCTCGGATGCGCCGACGACAAGGACGGTCATCGAATTATTGGCGGATAAGCCCGTCCACGTCGAGAGCGACCTGGACATGCCCGTCGGGGGCGGCTTCGGCGCCAGCGGCGCCGGGGCGTTCAGCACGGCGCTGGCCATAAACAGCGCCCTCGGGCTGGGCAAGACTTATAATGAGCTCGCATACGCCGCTCACGTGGCAGAAGTGAAGAACAGGACGGGGCTGGGCGACGTGGCGGGCATGACGCTGGGAGGCATCGTGATCAGGACACGGCCGGGCACGCCGTTCACGCTGGACCGTATCCCCATCGATGCGAGGGACGTCTACTGCGTACACTTCGGCCCCATATCGACGAAGAGCGTCCTGTCGGACCCGAAGGAGAAAGCCCTCATCAATGTAGCCGGGAAGAAGTGCCTGAAAGAGCTGCTGAAGGCCCCGACGTTTGATCATTTTATGCGGCTCTCCAGGAAGTTCTCCGTCGATACAGGCCTCATCAGTAAAAAAGCACTGGATGCGATCGAGACGGTCGAGGCGTTCGACGGCATGGCGTCCATGGCGATGCTGGGCGATACGGTTTTTTCGACGACGCCCGAAGGGCTCTCAAGCTTCGGGACCGTCATAAAAAGCAGGATAAGCCTGGAGCCAGCGCGCCTGTTAAAATAG
- the coaBC gene encoding bifunctional phosphopantothenoylcysteine decarboxylase/phosphopantothenate--cysteine ligase CoaBC translates to MDVSHPTLDLKSTKSHSLDDKRIVLCVTGSIAAVETVKLARELIRHGADVQGVMSQAAQAIISPYALEYATGRKAITEITGDVEHVAFCGRRKEACDLLLIAPCTANTIGKIASGIDDTPVTTFATTAIGSNIPIIIVPAMHGSMFEHAIVKENIRKLESAGIKFIMPKIEEGAAKMPSVDEIVLAVERTLADSPLKGLKALITGGPNFEAIDPIRVLTSRSTGRMGEELALEAYRRGADVTVVHRTKMNVRGIRDVFADGFSDMKKAVMDELGKGYDIYISAAAISDFTVDPALEKLSSEKPVTLKLKPAEKLLDRVRHDFPGVFIVAFKAESLGDDALIDKAFKAMDRSMANLVVANKFGGIRDPEYNDVYIIKADGGIGHVSGLKSLVAGEILDAVSEYFQ, encoded by the coding sequence ATGGATGTCTCGCACCCCACGCTGGACCTGAAGTCCACGAAAAGCCATTCTCTGGATGATAAGCGCATCGTTCTCTGCGTCACGGGCAGCATCGCGGCCGTTGAGACCGTGAAGCTGGCCCGGGAATTAATCAGGCACGGAGCCGACGTTCAGGGTGTGATGAGCCAGGCGGCGCAGGCCATCATCAGCCCCTATGCGCTGGAGTACGCGACCGGGAGAAAGGCGATCACTGAAATTACGGGCGACGTGGAGCACGTCGCCTTTTGCGGGCGCCGGAAGGAGGCCTGCGATCTGCTTTTGATCGCGCCGTGCACCGCGAACACCATCGGCAAGATCGCGTCGGGCATCGACGACACGCCCGTGACCACGTTCGCCACGACCGCCATCGGCTCGAATATACCCATCATCATCGTCCCCGCCATGCACGGCTCCATGTTCGAACATGCCATCGTGAAAGAGAACATCCGGAAGCTGGAATCGGCAGGCATCAAGTTCATCATGCCAAAAATAGAGGAGGGCGCGGCCAAGATGCCCTCCGTGGACGAGATCGTGCTCGCCGTGGAAAGGACGCTCGCCGATTCACCGCTGAAGGGCTTGAAAGCCCTCATTACGGGCGGCCCGAACTTTGAGGCAATAGACCCGATACGGGTACTGACCAGCAGGAGCACCGGGCGCATGGGCGAGGAGCTGGCGCTGGAAGCATACCGCCGCGGTGCCGACGTGACTGTCGTACACCGTACGAAGATGAACGTCCGGGGCATCCGGGACGTGTTCGCCGACGGCTTCAGCGACATGAAAAAGGCCGTCATGGACGAGCTCGGGAAGGGCTATGATATTTACATCAGCGCGGCGGCAATCTCCGACTTTACCGTGGATCCGGCGCTGGAAAAGCTGAGCTCCGAAAAGCCGGTCACGCTGAAGCTGAAGCCGGCGGAGAAACTGCTTGACCGGGTGCGGCACGACTTTCCCGGGGTTTTCATCGTGGCGTTCAAGGCCGAGTCCTTGGGCGACGATGCGCTCATCGATAAGGCATTTAAAGCCATGGACCGCTCAATGGCGAACCTGGTGGTCGCCAATAAGTTCGGCGGCATCCGGGACCCGGAGTATAACGACGTCTATATCATAAAGGCCGACGGCGGCATCGGGCACGTCTCAGGCCTGAAGAGCCTGGTGGCCGGCGAGATCCTGGACGCCGTCTCGGAGTACTTCCAATGA
- a CDS encoding GTP-dependent dephospho-CoA kinase family protein, producing MAYRLTAALRDRLKTPFGKLYRCNSDTCLRDIVRSYRSLPKVIAIGDVTAYHLLRAGIVPDMCIVDDMTMRLPVDYEIRKGTAHESFKDIVVKNPAGVVSQELIDAIKDNMLSRGHVRIFVDGEEDLAVIPACEYAPVGSLVLYGQPNEGVVAVEVTPEKKRETLLLMQQMVKE from the coding sequence TTGGCCTACAGGCTGACCGCGGCGCTGCGCGATCGGCTGAAGACGCCGTTCGGTAAGCTCTATCGCTGTAACAGTGACACGTGCCTCAGGGACATCGTCCGGAGCTACCGGAGTCTGCCGAAGGTCATCGCCATCGGCGATGTGACCGCATATCATCTTTTACGGGCCGGCATCGTGCCGGACATGTGCATCGTGGACGACATGACCATGCGCCTGCCCGTGGACTACGAGATCCGGAAGGGCACGGCCCACGAGTCCTTTAAGGACATCGTCGTGAAGAACCCGGCCGGCGTGGTCTCGCAGGAGCTCATCGACGCCATTAAGGATAACATGCTCTCCAGGGGCCACGTCCGCATCTTCGTGGACGGCGAGGAGGACCTGGCCGTCATCCCCGCGTGCGAGTACGCGCCCGTCGGCTCTTTAGTCCTATACGGCCAGCCGAATGAGGGCGTCGTGGCCGTCGAGGTCACGCCCGAGAAGAAGCGCGAGACCCTTCTGCTCATGCAGCAGATGGTCAAAGAGTAG
- the spt4 gene encoding transcription elongation factor subunit Spt4 produces MAKGKDSRARKKGSNLKACRECHSLVEGDVCPMCQSSSLSEDWSGYLVIVDPLKSEIAKLMGIKRPGKFALKVR; encoded by the coding sequence ATGGCAAAAGGCAAGGATTCCCGTGCCCGGAAGAAGGGCAGCAACCTGAAGGCATGCAGGGAGTGCCACAGCCTCGTCGAAGGCGACGTGTGCCCCATGTGCCAGTCGAGCTCGCTGAGCGAGGACTGGAGCGGCTACTTAGTGATCGTCGACCCGCTGAAGTCCGAGATCGCGAAGCTCATGGGCATCAAGAGGCCCGGCAAGTTCGCGCTGAAGGTGCGGTAA